The Microbacterium sp. W4I20 genome segment ACGCTGCCCCCGTGATAGCTCAGCGGCCAGTATCCGGCGGCGCCCGTCGACATCGTGCGGATGCCGAAGCCGCTCGACATGCTCTCGGCGGCGAGCAGTTCGGCGCACACCCGTTCTTCCTCTGCGTCGAGCAGCCCGGTGCCGAGCAGATGGCCGATGTTGCTCGTGAGCGAATCGACGGCGGCGCCGTGCGCGTCGAGCGCGATCGCCGGGTAGCGCCCTTCCTCCGTCGTCACCCAGAAGGCGTCGCGGAACCGGGTGCGCAGGTCGGCGGCCCAGACGCGGAGCTCGTCGGCGCCTGATTCGCCGAGCGTCTCGAGCAGTCCTGCTCCGCGCACCGCGGCCTCGTAGGCGTACCCCTGCA includes the following:
- a CDS encoding amylo-alpha-1,6-glucosidase; its protein translation is MQGYAYEAAVRGAGLLETLGESGADELRVWAADLRTRFRDAFWVTTEEGRYPAIALDAHGAAVDSLTSNIGHLLGTGLLDAEEERVCAELLAAESMSSGFGIRTMSTGAAGYWPLSYHGGSVWTHDTAIAVHGMLRAGLLEDARGIALQLLDVAEGFDYRVPELHSGDARIPGARPLPYPAACRPQAWSAAAAVVCAQALS